One Jeotgalicoccus saudimassiliensis DNA window includes the following coding sequences:
- a CDS encoding Na+/H+ antiporter family protein, with product MMNSVLIAILVMVILSLCRLNVILALFIGALIGGLVSGMGVEEVIGVFTGGIVNGAEIALSYALLGGFAALIAYSGITDVMVDKILSVLNSSKTTKARVIAKVSLVVTLLVISMISQNLIPVHIAFIPILIPPLISLFNELQLDRRLLAIVMTFGLTFTYAVLPFGYGQIFQNTIVTSFANAGSTIEFGDVAPNMLIPALGFAAGLILAFFYYRKPRKYLNQESELSSERVKVSTKTLVTAAIAIIVTFTVQFFTDSMIFGALGGIMVFFLSMQFKWADLDRELVNGIKIMAYIGMVMLAANGFAGVITATDDVLPLVNSISDSLGNNKAFIVMGMLLVGLVVTMGIGSSFATLPIIAAIFVPMGTELGLSIAAIIAIVGTAGVLGDAGSPASDSTLGPTAGLNVDGQHDHIWDTCVPTFIFLNIPVLITGFIGGMIL from the coding sequence ATAATGAACTCAGTTTTAATAGCGATACTTGTTATGGTCATTTTAAGTCTGTGCAGACTTAATGTCATACTCGCACTGTTTATCGGTGCACTTATCGGGGGCCTTGTGTCCGGCATGGGTGTTGAAGAAGTCATCGGTGTATTCACAGGCGGCATTGTCAACGGTGCAGAAATTGCACTCAGTTATGCCCTGCTTGGAGGGTTTGCCGCACTCATCGCATACAGCGGTATAACCGACGTTATGGTAGATAAGATTTTAAGTGTGCTGAACTCCAGTAAAACGACGAAAGCACGCGTAATTGCGAAGGTTTCATTAGTCGTAACGCTGCTCGTTATTTCTATGATAAGCCAGAATTTAATTCCGGTGCATATTGCATTTATTCCCATACTTATTCCGCCGCTGATCAGTCTGTTTAACGAGCTGCAGCTGGACCGCAGACTGCTGGCTATTGTTATGACTTTTGGTCTGACATTTACGTATGCGGTGCTGCCGTTTGGTTACGGTCAGATTTTCCAGAATACAATAGTGACGAGCTTTGCCAATGCAGGTTCGACAATTGAGTTTGGAGATGTTGCACCGAACATGCTGATTCCGGCGCTCGGTTTCGCTGCCGGTTTAATTCTGGCATTTTTCTACTATAGAAAACCGCGTAAATACTTAAACCAGGAAAGCGAACTGTCTTCAGAGAGGGTTAAGGTCAGCACGAAGACTTTAGTAACTGCAGCAATTGCAATTATCGTGACGTTCACAGTGCAGTTCTTTACGGATTCAATGATTTTTGGTGCTCTCGGCGGTATTATGGTTTTCTTCCTGTCAATGCAGTTTAAATGGGCTGACCTTGACCGTGAACTTGTCAACGGTATTAAAATCATGGCTTATATCGGTATGGTAATGCTTGCTGCAAACGGTTTTGCGGGTGTCATTACTGCAACTGACGATGTCCTGCCGCTGGTTAACAGTATTTCAGATTCACTTGGTAATAATAAGGCGTTTATCGTGATGGGCATGCTGCTGGTCGGTTTAGTCGTAACGATGGGAATCGGTTCATCATTTGCTACATTGCCGATTATCGCTGCGATATTTGTGCCGATGGGGACGGAACTCGGTCTGTCAATCGCTGCAATTATTGCGATTGTCGGTACTGCCGGTGTGCTTGGTGATGCCGGTTCTCCGGCTTCTGATTCCACGCTCGGACCGACTGCAGGACTGAATGTCGATGGTCAGCATGATCACAT
- a CDS encoding homoserine O-succinyltransferase, with translation MPIKIIEGLPVRTKLQQEQVYTIEASRAISQDIRPLKILILNLMPLKETTELQLLRLLGNSPLQVDVEFLHMSTHKSRNTPTSHLQKFYKTYNEVKDDYFDGMIVTGAPVEKLNFEQVGYIDELKTIIDWAQTHVFSRFYICWGAQFALNHYYNVEKYTLSEKLFGVFDYQNIKPEHPYIRGFDDIYQVPQSRHTKINYEVLHDIPELEILTSSKEYGPDIITSKNQRDLFIFGHLEYDRETLKKEYDRDAGNGLDTAVPYNYYPENNPAENPKFQWRSHGHLLFNNWLNETYQNTLYDLTKLQKLT, from the coding sequence ATGCCAATTAAAATCATCGAAGGACTTCCTGTACGGACGAAATTGCAACAAGAACAAGTATATACCATAGAAGCTTCCCGCGCGATATCTCAGGACATTCGTCCATTAAAAATTCTTATTTTAAACCTCATGCCGTTAAAAGAAACAACCGAACTCCAGCTGTTAAGGCTGCTCGGCAACTCTCCACTCCAGGTCGATGTTGAATTTCTGCATATGTCGACACATAAAAGCAGAAACACACCGACGAGTCATCTCCAGAAATTTTATAAAACATATAATGAAGTAAAAGATGATTATTTTGACGGCATGATAGTGACCGGTGCGCCGGTTGAGAAACTGAATTTCGAACAGGTGGGCTACATCGATGAACTTAAAACGATTATCGACTGGGCACAGACTCATGTCTTCTCCAGATTTTATATTTGCTGGGGTGCACAATTTGCCTTGAACCACTATTATAATGTCGAAAAGTATACTTTATCAGAAAAATTGTTCGGCGTGTTTGATTATCAGAATATAAAACCCGAACATCCGTATATACGCGGCTTTGATGATATTTATCAGGTACCACAGTCGAGACATACGAAGATTAATTACGAGGTTCTTCACGATATTCCAGAACTGGAAATTCTGACTTCAAGTAAAGAATACGGCCCGGACATCATTACTTCCAAAAATCAGCGGGACCTGTTTATATTCGGTCACCTTGAATACGACCGTGAAACGCTGAAAAAAGAATATGACCGCGATGCCGGGAACGGGCTTGATACAGCTGTACCATACAATTATTACCCGGAAAATAATCCCGCAGAAAACCCGAAATTCCAATGGCGGAGCCACGGCCATCTGCTGTTTAACAACTGGCTCAATGAAACGTACCAAAATACGCTGTACGATCTGACAAAACTGCAGAAACTAACATAA
- a CDS encoding chorismate mutase, protein MGRHEELRKEIDSIDRQLVQLFEKRMKVSTEIAEYKLANNVPVLDSQREKMVINRNISHLNDHTLDTYISEFSKHLMELSRRRQQECLHSQHTKTC, encoded by the coding sequence ATGGGGAGACATGAAGAGTTACGTAAAGAAATAGACAGTATAGACCGCCAGCTCGTTCAGCTTTTCGAAAAGAGGATGAAAGTGTCGACGGAAATTGCTGAGTATAAACTCGCCAATAACGTACCGGTACTGGACTCGCAGCGTGAGAAGATGGTTATTAACAGAAACATATCCCATTTAAATGATCACACGCTGGATACTTATATCTCGGAGTTTAGTAAACACCTCATGGAGCTCTCACGTAGAAGACAGCAGGAATGTCTTCACAGTCAGCATACGAAAACATGCTAA
- the aroF gene encoding 3-deoxy-7-phosphoheptulonate synthase, producing the protein MIIHVKRDATEGNIQTLVSNIEEAGFKVHRSDGERRTIIGLIGDTSKVSENDFKKYSIVDGVYRIQKPYKKANRSFQEDDSVIDIGNGVKVGAENFMVCAGPCSVEDLDSTVELAIKLKDAGANSLRGGAFKPRTSPYSFQGLGVEGLKILNEAKKETGLPIVSELMGTDHLDTFVDMVDVIQIGARNMQNFDLLKALGQTNKPVYLKRGMSATIQEWLMSAEYIMAGGNNNVVLVERGIRTFETATRNTLDIQAVPVAQKESHLPIIVDPSHAAGVRYLIPSMAKAAVMAGANGLQIEVHEDPENAWSDGQQCLTPAEFKELMDTIKVLLEIEKKQINDIVIA; encoded by the coding sequence ATGATTATTCATGTAAAACGCGACGCAACGGAAGGTAACATTCAGACACTGGTTTCAAATATAGAGGAAGCAGGTTTCAAGGTACACCGTTCGGATGGTGAAAGACGAACAATAATCGGTCTGATTGGCGATACATCAAAAGTCTCCGAAAATGATTTCAAAAAATACAGTATCGTAGACGGGGTGTACAGAATTCAAAAGCCATACAAGAAAGCAAACAGAAGTTTCCAGGAAGATGACAGCGTAATCGATATAGGCAATGGTGTTAAAGTCGGCGCTGAAAACTTCATGGTATGTGCAGGTCCATGTTCTGTTGAGGATTTAGACAGCACAGTGGAACTGGCAATTAAATTAAAAGATGCGGGTGCAAACTCACTCCGCGGCGGAGCATTCAAACCGCGTACGTCACCATACAGCTTCCAGGGGCTTGGTGTTGAAGGGCTCAAAATTTTAAATGAAGCTAAAAAAGAAACAGGTCTGCCAATTGTTTCAGAGCTGATGGGAACGGATCATTTGGATACATTTGTCGACATGGTTGACGTGATTCAAATCGGTGCGCGCAACATGCAGAACTTTGACTTACTGAAAGCGCTTGGTCAGACGAACAAACCGGTTTACTTAAAACGCGGTATGTCAGCAACGATTCAGGAGTGGTTAATGTCTGCCGAGTACATCATGGCCGGCGGAAACAACAACGTCGTACTTGTGGAACGCGGTATCCGCACTTTCGAAACAGCGACGCGCAACACACTTGATATTCAGGCAGTACCGGTGGCACAAAAAGAATCGCACCTGCCGATTATTGTTGACCCGTCACACGCAGCAGGTGTCAGATACCTGATTCCTTCAATGGCGAAAGCAGCAGTAATGGCCGGAGCAAACGGTCTGCAGATTGAAGTTCACGAAGATCCGGAGAATGCATGGAGCGATGGTCAGCAGTGTCTGACACCTGCAGAGTTCAAAGAATTAATGGACACAATCAAAGTACTTCTTGAAATCGAGAAAAAACAAATTAACGATATCGTTATAGCATAA
- a CDS encoding prephenate dehydrogenase, with protein MNIAIIGLGNIGGSFALAIKENIPDADTYAIDIDNDVLEQAKAQHIIKDGSQDFKDIIPNADLIIFAVYPKLLVQLVKDYAPYLKEGCIITDVTGVKTSIIGEVEPLLPEHADFVFGHPMAGRENRGLEFSSREVFIGANYLITPTPRNREENIEFLKNFVKKLEFGNISVVTPDFHDEMIGFTSQLTHVIAISLINSDDTERNTKKYTGDSYRDLTRITNINEKLWPELFMMNKEHLVKHIENFQTQLDKLNAAIQSDDVGTMEEMMLESTKRYKDLHDIED; from the coding sequence ATGAATATAGCAATAATCGGTTTAGGAAATATCGGCGGATCGTTTGCCCTTGCCATTAAAGAGAACATTCCCGATGCTGATACATATGCAATAGATATCGACAACGACGTGCTTGAACAGGCAAAAGCACAACACATTATTAAAGACGGCTCACAGGATTTTAAAGATATTATCCCAAATGCCGACCTGATTATTTTTGCGGTTTATCCAAAACTGCTTGTACAGCTGGTGAAAGATTATGCACCTTACTTAAAAGAAGGATGTATTATTACAGATGTGACCGGTGTAAAAACTTCGATTATCGGAGAAGTTGAACCCCTGCTCCCTGAACACGCAGACTTTGTATTTGGACACCCGATGGCCGGACGCGAAAACCGGGGACTGGAATTCAGCAGCCGTGAGGTTTTTATCGGTGCCAACTATTTAATCACACCCACACCGAGAAACAGAGAAGAAAACATCGAGTTTCTGAAAAACTTCGTGAAGAAACTGGAATTCGGCAATATTTCTGTTGTCACACCTGATTTCCACGATGAAATGATCGGATTTACGAGTCAGCTCACACACGTTATTGCGATTTCTTTAATCAACAGTGACGATACAGAACGTAATACGAAGAAATATACCGGAGACAGCTACCGTGACTTAACACGCATCACGAACATTAACGAGAAACTGTGGCCGGAACTGTTTATGATGAACAAAGAACATCTGGTTAAACACATTGAAAACTTCCAGACCCAGCTCGATAAACTGAACGCTGCCATTCAAAGCGACGATGTCGGTACGATGGAAGAAATGATGCTGGAAAGTACGAAGCGATATAAAGATTTACATGATATAGAAGATT